From one Eucalyptus grandis isolate ANBG69807.140 chromosome 9, ASM1654582v1, whole genome shotgun sequence genomic stretch:
- the LOC104419456 gene encoding uncharacterized protein LOC104419456 has translation MVRVGFTRSFVLLGFLFVVMHGTKSSLAQARQGFQSDKNDLVLPVHKELLGSDLPASSEGKPGIDGRKMMMHYEAPRSAGGEKKQVQNGGTYSGISSGKNEHPSKRSLTRGAVPCTNQKSGGGISRSEGAFHPPTSDTSDEASSDCRSPMSDQRFSRGSSPTLDPRHRQANPMEAEARRLVEVTEDEIANLMRKDYRGPPKAKRKPPINNRQPSN, from the exons ATGGTGAGAGTAGGGTTTACAAGAAGCTTTGTACTGCTAGGGTTTCTATTCGTGGTCATGCATGGCACGAAAAGCTCCTTAGCACAAGCTCGTCAAG GGTTTCAGTCAGACaaaaatgatcttgttttgcCCGTGCACAAG GAGCTTCTTGGGAGTGATCTTCCAGCTTCCAGCGAGGGCAAACCGGGGATAGATGGAAGGAAAATGATGATGCATTATGAAGCCCCAAGGAGCGCTGGTGGTGAGAAGAAACAAGTGCAAAATGGAGGGACTTATTCAGGGATTTCATCAG GAAAAAATGAGCATCCGTCCAAGAGGTCTCTCACAAGAGGAGCAGTCCCATGTACTAATCAG AAGAGTGGCGGGGGAATCTCTAGGAGTGAGGGAGCATTCCATCCTCCAACGAGCGACACTTCTGATGAGGCCAGCTCGGATTGTCGTTCCCCAATGTCTGACCAGCGCTTCTCTCGAGGATCTTCTCCGACACTCGATCCTCGTCATCGTCAAGCGAATCCGATGGAAGCCGAAGCGAGGAGGCTTGTCGAAGTGACGGAGGACGAGATCGCAAACCTCATGCGCAAGGACTACAGAGGCCCTCCCAAGGCCAAGCGCAAGCCCCCCATCAACAATCGCCAGCCATCAAATTGA